The genomic stretch TGAAAAAATAAGAGTATTAGGAAAAGGAATTACAGCACAAGCTATCAAAGAGAAATTTCCTAATGCACTATTATATGATGATAAAGATTTCGAATTATATGATTTAAATTCAGAAAAAAGAACTATTGTAAGTCCCGGTATTCCTCCTTTTAATCAAATGATTAAAAAAGCAAAAAATATTCAAAGTGATTATGATTTATTTGAAGATGTAATGCCTTTTTCAATTTGGATATCAGGTACTAATGGTAAAACAACAACTACTCAAATGTGCCAACATATATTAAATAGTCATAATTCTGTTTGTGGTGGTAATATTGGTACTCCTTTAAGTAAATTAGATTTAAAAGCATCTATATGGATTTTAGAGACATCTTCTTTTACCTTGCATTATACAAATATTGCTAAACCTAACATATATATATTACTCCCAATCTCTGAAGATCATATTACATGGCATGGTACATTTAAAGAGTATGAAGATGCAAAATTAAAACCACTTTTATTAATGGAAGACAATGATATAGCAATTATCCCGCAAAAATATAAAGACTACAAAACAAAAGCACGTAAAGTCATATACAAAGATAGTGATGATTTATGTAAAAAATTTGATATTGATAAAAGTAAAATAAAATTTAAAGAACCATTCTTACTAGATGCACTTTTAGCACTTGTGAGTAAAAAAATCATTTCTGATGAAATAGATTATAAAAGAATTAATACCTTTACTA from Poseidonibacter antarcticus encodes the following:
- the murD gene encoding UDP-N-acetylmuramoyl-L-alanine--D-glutamate ligase yields the protein MNTNEKIRVLGKGITAQAIKEKFPNALLYDDKDFELYDLNSEKRTIVSPGIPPFNQMIKKAKNIQSDYDLFEDVMPFSIWISGTNGKTTTTQMCQHILNSHNSVCGGNIGTPLSKLDLKASIWILETSSFTLHYTNIAKPNIYILLPISEDHITWHGTFKEYEDAKLKPLLLMEDNDIAIIPQKYKDYKTKARKVIYKDSDDLCKKFDIDKSKIKFKEPFLLDALLALVSKKIISDEIDYKRINTFTIDEHKVEEFNDNKNRIWVNDSKATNVDATINALVPYKDKRIHLILGGDDKGANLIPLFENINKLNIKVYSIGTNSDKVENYCNEYNIEVENCKILKNSVIKINENLEDDSIGILSPAASSLDQFSSYAQRGKEFKELVLGLSKL